Within Desulfurobacterium thermolithotrophum DSM 11699, the genomic segment TTTAGGATCGGAAAATTTTGATAACTTCTGACCTGCCATTTCAGGATCCATTTTCTCGAAAATTTGTGCAAGTTTTTTATATCTCTCAGATTCTATTTCTTTAATTTTTTTCTCAAAGGCCTTTTTTTCTTCTTCAAGTTGCTTCTTTTCTTCCTCTATCTTTTTTAGTAAGTTTTTTTTCTCTTCAAGAAGTCTTTGAACTTCTACTTTTAGTTTTTTTAATCTTTCTATTTCTTTCTGAGCTTCATGTTTCTCTATCTCTTGTCCCCAAGCAGATAAGCTAAATATAAAACTAAACAGAACGAGGGTAACTAAGAACCTCATTTACAAACCTCTCTATTAAAATATCCTCTTTTTTACGTATCTTAAGTGTTTCTGCTTTCTTTTTCTTTTCTAAAAGCTTTATCTCACTATTTATTGTGAAAATTTTTTCTTTTTGTTTTTCAAAAACTCTATCAATACTAATTATAAGTTTTTCTAAATTTTCGATATCTTCTAAAAGTTGATTTTGAAAAGTAGTTCGTAGAGAAAGAATTAATATATTTTCCACATCGAGTTTTTTTGTTTCTTCAAGTTCTTCTTTACATTTTTTTAGTTTTGCTTCAAGTTCTGACTTTTTTTTCTCAATTAGAAAAAGCTTCCTTTTTTCTATCTCCAATTCTTTCTTTTTAATTTCTATTAGTAAATTAAGTAATTTCATTTAAACCTCTAAGTTTTATTCTTTACAGCAAGTTGTGCTAATTTCTGTTGTTCTTTCTTGACAAAATCGTGAATAAATTCCTGATCTTCAGGTTTAATTTTTTCAAACTTGATTCCGTAACATGTAGAATATCTTTTCGGATAAACGTTTACAACTACTGATCGTATTGGAAAATCTTTACCACTAAGTTGAAACTTCACTACCACTTCTGTCATTGGAGTAATTTCTTCTTTTAATTCAGAGATAGGAATACACAACTTCAATCCCCCTGCACTAATATCAACAATTTTTCCTTTATACCATATTATTTTATCTTCTCTTTTATCATAAATTCCTAAGAGTCCATCTATTTCCACTTCTACCCTTGCATATTCTCTTCTTTGATATCTAGTAAGCTCAAATGTATGAGGAATTTTAAGCACGAGCTTTCCGTTATCTATATAGGTCTCTTTCACAGTTCCTTCCAAAGCATATATACCATCATTCTTTCTTATAAAAGATATTTTTACCTTTTTTTCTATCAGGCTAAGATTTGAGGGAATTTCTTCAATTATTGCCCAATACATAAATCTTTCATCTTTATCAAATAGAGCCACATCAAAGCTTAAATTATCTACATAAAGTTTTCCAGGTTGAAATAACTCTATATCTTTTGTACTTGTTAATGGAACGAAATAGGGTACAAAGTCGAAACCCAATTTCGTTCTCATGTCTTGGATTATTTCTTCTTTTGCATTTGGGTCTGTTTTAATATACAAGTCAACAACTTTTTCAAAAGGAGCTTTGAATTCTAAAGAAAGAAAAGGATCTCTTCCCATCTTTTTAGAAAAATTCCAAAGCACTGCGGCTTCTTCTTTTGTTAAAGATCTTTCTAAAGCTTCTTTGAAAAAAGAAATCCTTAAGTTTTTTTCTCTTAGATATTCTTTTATTATACCTGCTAACAGAAAAAATAGTACGATTAAGACTATGATCAAAACAAATACAGTGACAGTCATAATGTCGGCTGATGGCAATTTTAAGAAATCAATACGATTCATTTCCTTGCCCATTAATACTTGAATTTTAATCAATGTATGATTGTATCATAAATTAGCAACTATTAGGAAATTCCTGCTTCAAATACATGGTTTAGAAATTCTCAAGGTGTCCACCATGTATTGAACTCGAACACCTCCTTGACAAATTGTTAATAAGAACTATTATTAATATAGACCCCTATCCCCCTCCCTCCTCCCCAAAGATGAAAGGGGCGCCGGTAGGCGCCCTTCTTTTTTGTCTAATGGCGTGTATAACTTCTCTATCATCAATCATGCTACAATGTGGTAACACCGCTACATCGGAATTCCACTGGGACGGCTGTTTCTTCGTAGTTTGGAAAATTTAAAATGTAGTTTCCTTTCTGATCTTAAAAGCAGGACTTTCAGCTGCAAAAAGGAGGAATTATGAAAAAGGTTATTCTTGGATTCAGCGGAGGGATAGATAGCTTTTATACTGCTTACCTTCTAAAGGAACAAAGATTTAAGGTGTTTCCTGTTTACTTTAAAGTTCTTCCTGATATTTCCACTGAGAAAGCAGAAGAAAGTGCTTCCATTCTTGGTTTAGGATTAACAGTTATCGATCTATCTGATGAATTTAGAAAGAAGGTTATAAACCACTTTATTGAATACTACAAGAAAGGTTTAACCCCAAATCCATGTGCCATCTGCAACAAAGATATAAAGTTAAAGTATCTGTACGAACTCTCTAAGGAATTAAAAGCAGATTTCATTTCAACTGGGCACTATGCAAAAGTTAGTTACTTTGACAAGTGGAAAAAGAATCTGATCTTACGCGGAAAAGATAAAAGAAAAGAACAATCTTACTTTTTATCCCTCGTAGAAAAATTTGTTTTTCAAAAGTTACTTTTACCATTAGGGAACTTTACAAAAGAAGAAGTGGTATTAAGAGCTCAAGAGCTTGGATTTCCCTTTGAAAGTGAAAGTCAAGATATATGCTTTATTGAAGGACATTACGTTAATTTTCTTGAAAAGTTTATAAAACCTAAGCCAGGAGTTTTTGTTCTAATAGATGGAACTCCTGTTGGAAAACATAAAGGGTACTACAAATATACTGTTGGTCAACGGAGAGGGCTTGGAATTTCCTATACTAAACCTTTGTATGTTATTTCTATAGATGCTAAAAGGAACAGAGTTATTGTAGGAGAAAAAAAAGAGATACAGAAAGATATCATCTACGTTAAAAATATTAACTGGCACTTAGACTATGAAGTTGTTAAAAAATTTGATACTATTCAGGTTCAAATTAGG encodes:
- a CDS encoding flagellar brake protein, with translation MNRIDFLKLPSADIMTVTVFVLIIVLIVLFFLLAGIIKEYLREKNLRISFFKEALERSLTKEEAAVLWNFSKKMGRDPFLSLEFKAPFEKVVDLYIKTDPNAKEEIIQDMRTKLGFDFVPYFVPLTSTKDIELFQPGKLYVDNLSFDVALFDKDERFMYWAIIEEIPSNLSLIEKKVKISFIRKNDGIYALEGTVKETYIDNGKLVLKIPHTFELTRYQRREYARVEVEIDGLLGIYDKREDKIIWYKGKIVDISAGGLKLCIPISELKEEITPMTEVVVKFQLSGKDFPIRSVVVNVYPKRYSTCYGIKFEKIKPEDQEFIHDFVKKEQQKLAQLAVKNKT
- the mnmA gene encoding tRNA 2-thiouridine(34) synthase MnmA produces the protein MQKGGIMKKVILGFSGGIDSFYTAYLLKEQRFKVFPVYFKVLPDISTEKAEESASILGLGLTVIDLSDEFRKKVINHFIEYYKKGLTPNPCAICNKDIKLKYLYELSKELKADFISTGHYAKVSYFDKWKKNLILRGKDKRKEQSYFLSLVEKFVFQKLLLPLGNFTKEEVVLRAQELGFPFESESQDICFIEGHYVNFLEKFIKPKPGVFVLIDGTPVGKHKGYYKYTVGQRRGLGISYTKPLYVISIDAKRNRVIVGEKKEIQKDIIYVKNINWHLDYEVVKKFDTIQVQIRYRSKPVEVEKIDYLKNGIFCVKLAAKVDAPAPGQVCAFYSNELLLGGGEITTEGEGIWKEVL